A genomic region of Serinus canaria isolate serCan28SL12 chromosome 1A, serCan2020, whole genome shotgun sequence contains the following coding sequences:
- the ANO6 gene encoding anoctamin-6 isoform X2: MWRTRMCCWIWRGRRRRRKMMIMMMGRSVDFDEKPDSLFFKDGQRRIDFVLVYEDESKKMTHRRSDRKKQKRKRQVYESNLINNGLQLEATRSVLDEKLIFVKVHAPWEVLCTYAEVMHIKLPLQHNDLKTRKSAFNWFSRLFRVDENIIKPEQEFFTAPFQKEHLSNFYIQDKDTFFNPATRSRIVHFILSRVEYATKNNVKKFGINKLLDTGIYKAAFPLHDSSFRHLSTDPSCPSERYLLYREWAHPKNIFKLQPLDFIRKYYGEKIGIYFAWLGFYTNMLTVAAVVGVGCFLYGCLTKDNCTWSQEVCDPNIGGNIIMCPQCDRVCTYWNLTITCESSKKLCIFDSYGTLVFAVFMGIWVTFFLEFWKRRQAELEYEWDTVEYLEQEEQVRPEYEARCTHVVMNEITQQEEHVPYTACGKCIRMTFCTSAIFFWILLIIASVVGIIVYRLSVFLAFSSKLSQHINGTEAIRKYLTPQTATSVTASLISFVVIMILNIIYEKVAILITDFELPRTQTDYENSLTTKMFLFQFVNYYSSCFYIAFFKGKFVGHPGSPVYWLGKYRNEECDPGGCLLELTTQLAIIVGGKAIWNNIQEVLVPLVKNLIGRYSAAAKSEKVVPRWEHDYHLQPIGKLGLFYEYLEMVIQFGFVTLFVASFPLAPLLALINNMLEIRLDAWKLTTQFRRMVPQKAQDIGAWQPILQGIAILAVVTNALIIAFTSDMIPRLVYYWSFSVPPYGSHSTHTMEGYINSTLSVFSISDFKNESKPSSPWFGNQTTCRYRDLRYPPGHQHQYEHNIYYWHVIAAKLAFIIVMEHVIYFVKFIISYVIPDVSEKTKSKVKREKYLTQKLLHENDLKGVKKTMGKIADKIIKGADSTFRPKDE; the protein is encoded by the exons AGGAAGAGACAAGTATATGAATCAAACCTGATAAACAATGGCTTGCAACTAGAGGCGACGAGGTCG GTTTTGGATGAGAAACTTATTTTTGTGAAAGTGCATGCACCTTGGGAAGTGCTGTGCACGTACGCCGAGGTTATGCACATCAAATTGCCCCTGCAACACAATGACCTGAAAACCCGAAAGTCAGCTTTCAACTGGTTCAGCAGACTCTTCAGGGTGGACGAAAATATCATCAAACCTGAGCAAGAGTTTTTCACTGCCCCTTTTCAAAAGGAACATTTGTCCAACTTCTACATCCAAGACAAAGACACATTTTTCAATCCTGCGACTAGAAGCCGAATT gtTCATTTTATCCTGTCTCGTGTGGAATACGCGacaaaaaataatgtgaaaaagTTTGGCATTAACAAATTACTGGACACTGGAATCTacaaagcagcatttcccctTCATGAT TCAAGTTTTAGGCACCTGTCGACTGATCCCAGCTGTCCAAGTGAACGATATCTCCTCTACAGAGAATGGGCTCAtcctaaaaacattttcaaactgCAACCCCTGGATTTCATCAG GAAATACTATGGAGAGAAAATTGGCATCTACTTTGCCTGGCTGGGCTTTTACACAAATATGCTGACTGTGGCTGCTGTTGTAGGAGTTGGCTGTTTTCTGTATGGATGCCTGACAAAGGACAACTGCACATGGAG CCAAGAAGTATGTGACCCCAACATAGGAGGTAACATCATAATGTGCCCTCAGTGTGATAGAGTATGTACCTACTGGAACCTCACCATCACTTGTGAATCATCCAAG AAACTCTGTATATTTGATAGCTATGGAACCCTGGTGTTTGCAGTATTTATGGGAATATGGG TTACCTTTTTCCTGGAGTTCTGGAAGCGAcggcaggctgagctggagtaTGAATGGGACACGGTTGAGTACTTGGAGCAAGAAGAGCAAGTTCGCCCGGAATACGAAGCTCGCTGCACTCACGTAGTGATGAATGAAATCACACAG CAAGAAGAACATGTGCCCTACACTGCATGTGGGAAGTGCATACGGATGACTTTCTGTACAAGTGCCATCTTCTTCTGG ATCCTTTTGATTATTGCTTCAGTTGTTGGAATCATTGTCTACAGGCTCTCAGTTTTCCTGGCGTTCTCTTCAAAGTTGTCACAGCACATCAATGGAACGGAGGCCATCCGCAAGTACCTGACTCCACAGACGGCCACGTCAGTAACCGCTTCCCTCATCAGCTTTGTTGTCATTATGATCCTCAACATCATCTACGAAAAAGTGGCAATCCTGATCACTGACTTTG AACTTCCAAGGACACAAACTGATTATGAAAACAGTCTGACCACAAAGATGTTCTTGTTCCAGTTTGTCAACTACTATTCTTCATGCTTCTACATAGCTTTCTTTAAGGGTAAATTTGTAGGTCACCCTGGAAGTCCAGTTTATTGGCTGGGAAAGTATCGCAATGAAGAG TGTGATCCAGGTGGATGTCTCCTTGAGCTCACAACCCAGCTTGCCATCATAGTGGGAGGGAAAGCTATCTGGAACAATATTCAAGAAGTGCTTGTTCC TTTGGTCAAGAATCTAATTGGAAGATATTCTGCAGCTGCTAAATCAGAAAAAGTTGTTCCACGCTGGGAACATGACTACCACCTCCAACCCATTGGAAAACTTGGACTATTTTATGAGTATCTTGAAATGG TGATCCAGTTTGGCTTTGTGACCCTGTTTGTGGCGTCGTTCCCCCTGgctcctctcctggctctgaTTAACAACATGCTGGAGATCCGGCTGGACGCCTGGAAGCTGACAACGCAGTTCAGGCGCATGGTTCCCCAGAAGGCACAGGACATTGGTGCCTGGCAGCCCATCCTGCAGGGCATCGCCATTCTGGCCGTGGTCACCAAC GCTTTGATCATTGCTTTTACATCTGACATGATTCCTCGTCTGGTTTATTACTGGTCCTTTTCGGTCCCTCCTTACGGGAGCCACAGCACTCACACTATGGAGGGGTATATAAACAGCACACTTTCTGTCTTCAGTATATCAGACTTCAAGAATGAAAGCAAGCCTTCTTCCCCTTGGTTCGGGAACCAAACAACATGCAG GTACCGGGATCTCCGCTACCCTCCTGGTCACCAGCACCAATATGAGCACAACATATACTACTGGCATGTCATTGCAGCCAAGCTGGCTTTCATCATCGTCATGGAG CATGTCATATACTTTGTGAAGTTTATTATTTCATATGTAATTCCGGATGTATCAGAGAAGACCAAGAGCAAGGTCAAACGAGAGAAGTACCTCACACAGAAACTATTACACGAGAATGATCTCAAAGGTGTGAAAAAAACCATGGGCAAAATAGCTGACAAAATCATCAAAGGAGCAGACAGCACTTTCCGACCTAAAGATGAATAA